Proteins encoded in a region of the Streptomyces sp. NBC_00310 genome:
- a CDS encoding potassium-transporting ATPase subunit C, which yields MKNTVINTARLFAAGLRALLVLTLVTGVIYPLVVTGFAQALFSDKANGSEIKDHAGKVVGSSLIGQSYNLPLKKGQETPEPDLKWFQGRPQNGLGTNSVNTQYKLILSGATNRSADNADLIDWVKAAKAAVVKDNSTADHKVKPSEVPADAVTSSGSGLDPDISPDYADLQVHRVAEQNGLSADQVQKLVDDHTESRTLGFIGEPRVNVLELNIALKDLLAKS from the coding sequence ATGAAAAACACGGTCATCAACACCGCCCGGCTGTTCGCAGCGGGCCTGCGCGCCCTCCTCGTCCTGACCCTGGTGACGGGCGTCATCTACCCGCTCGTCGTCACCGGCTTCGCCCAGGCGCTGTTCAGCGACAAGGCGAACGGCTCGGAGATCAAGGACCACGCCGGCAAGGTCGTCGGGTCCTCGCTGATCGGGCAGTCGTACAACCTGCCGCTGAAGAAGGGCCAGGAGACCCCGGAGCCCGACCTGAAGTGGTTCCAGGGCCGCCCCCAGAACGGTCTCGGCACCAACAGCGTCAACACCCAGTACAAGCTGATCCTGTCCGGCGCCACCAACCGGTCCGCCGACAACGCGGACCTGATCGACTGGGTGAAGGCAGCCAAGGCCGCCGTCGTCAAGGACAACTCGACCGCCGACCACAAGGTCAAGCCCTCCGAGGTGCCGGCCGACGCGGTGACGTCCTCCGGCTCCGGCCTGGACCCGGACATCTCCCCGGACTACGCCGACCTCCAGGTCCACCGGGTCGCCGAGCAGAACGGCCTCTCCGCCGACCAGGTGCAGAAGCTCGTCGACGACCACACCGAGAGCCGCACCCTCGGCTTCATCGGTGAGCCCCGCGTCAACGTCCTCGAACTCAACATCGCGCTCAAGGACCTGCTGGCCAAGAGCTGA